The sequence CGCTGGGAGAGGAGGCGCGTGTCTCCGGGTTGGAGTAGGTTCCAGGACCCGATTCAGCGCCTCCAGCTTCCTGGAGGCTTTTGTCTAGCTCGGACCCGAGGACAGCACTTGCTTCCTGCAAACAGGGTGACTGCTTGTCTCTCTGGGGCTTTGCCAAAGGAGCAGCCGCGACAACGGGCTGGAAGCACTGGCGGTGGCTCTGCGCACTGTGGCCGCTGGCCCTCTCCCCGGCCCTCCCCGCATTCCCTGCTTCTCCCGACAGGCAGGTGGGCGTGGGCGCGCATCAACCCTTCTGGAGTCAAGCCCACGCCTCGGACGGGCTTCTCCGTGGCCGTGACCCCTGGCCAGCAGGTGCTGCTCTTCGGGGGCGTCTGTGACGAGGAAGACGACGAGAGCCTGGAGGGCGAGTTCTTCAACGACCTGCACTTCTACGATGCCACCAGGAACCGCTGGTTTGCAGGACAGCTGAAGGTAGAGCACATGTCTCGAGCCGAGGCCCTTGGCCATGGGTGATCGGGCACGTCGCCCGTGGGTGTGGCCTGGGCACCCTTCCTTTCACTCTCGGGGGGGCTCTTCGGGCGGGTGAGCTGGTCCGGGGAGTGCATTGGCTCCCGTGGAGGCGGGGCGCTCTCAGGGTGTCCCTGAACCTGCATGGCTTTGGCCTCCGTGGCACCCTCCCTCCCCAGACAcccgggcccaggggacccctgccgggaggcccccagccctcctggtGCTGGCTGACGCTGGCCTCGGACGCTGCCGTACATCCCTGTGTCCAGGGCAGTAGAGGGTTTGTGGGGGTACTGGCACCGCTTCGTTTTTATTGCTTCAACTTGCGACTGGTCCTGTCCCCGTTTACCGTCGTATGTAGAGTGGGGGTTCCGGAAGGTAGGCCGCGTGTGCCCTGTCCTGCTGCCACGGCACACTCTGCAGGCGGCAGGGCGTGGGCTGTCTGGGCGAGTGCCACCAGCTGCACACGCCAAGGTCGGTCCTCAGGCATGCCGGGGGCGGCCTGCCGCCTCGCCCAATGCCCCCCAGGAAGGGGCGCAGGAGGGGCGGCCTCTGCCAGGCTCACGAGCCTCTCCAGGGACTGGCTTTTGAGAGAGGACACGAAGCAGAGGCCTGGAGGGGTCTGTTCCGAGGCTGCGCTCGGAGAGCCACGCCGGGCAGACGGCTCTGTGTCGGCGTCGGGTCTCAGAGTTATGAGGACCCGGAGGGCGCTCCTGGCTCAACGGCGCAGGTGCAGGTCGCAGCCGAGACGCCACGCCTTGGCGCCTGACCCTGGGCGGCAGTGGTGCTCTGGAAATGGAGCGCGCGTCGCAGAGCGTGGGGGGACCCACGCAGGCGTTCCTTGAGCCTGGCGCTCTGCCAGCAGGAGGAAAGGGTGGCGGAGCTGTAGGGACGCCCGGTGACTCTGCCAGGGAGCGTGGTAGAGACCACAAGTGCGCCACGGTGGGCGCCGCCCTGCCTGGGGGAGGCAGAGGCGACCCTGTCCCTCTCCGGGTAAGGGAGGCCCCCACCCCGGGCAGACGTCTGCCGGGAGCTTGGACTCGCCAACACATCTGGCTCCCACCAGGCTGACGGCGCGAGTCCCCGTGACGCATGCTGGTGTCTCCTGGCTGCGTTGGCCCTCTGTGGTTCGTTTGGTTTTCCCAGACAGGTCTTCCAGGGCAGAGCAGGGAGGGCACAGCGCGGTCCTGGGAAGGGCTCGTGACTCCCCTCGTGGCACTCCTTCCGCTCCTGTGACGGCCGCTGCAGCCAGCCCAGAGCACCAGGCCTCCCTGCGCGCTGGCCGGTGCGCGTGCTCGCGGGGGCCCTGCCCTGCAGCCTCGGCCGGCTGGCGGGACTGGCGcctgctctctcctctgttttCAGGGACCCAGGTCAGAGAAGAGGAGGCGCAGGCGGGGCAAGGACGAGCCCCCGGGGGCCGGCCCGCAGGAGTGCGAGGACCCCGGTGCTGCGCAGCCCCTGGAGGTGGTCACGGAGGTGGTGGCGGAGGACGGGACTGTGGTCACCATCAGACAAGCGCTCCCAGCCCCCGGCCCCACGGGGGGCCCACAGAGCCACGGCGAGGGCGGCTCCGAGGAGGCCGGTGCGCCCGTGCCGGAGCCCAGCCCCCGCTCCAGCGCCCTCCTGGCCGTGAAGCACGGGCTGCTCTACCTGTACGGGGGCATGTTTGAGGCCGGCAAGCGCCAGTTCACGCTCAGCGACTTCTACTGCCTCGACCTGCACAAGATGGAGGCCTGGAAGGCGCTGGTGGAGATGGACCCGAGTAAGCTGGGCTGGGGTCCCAGGCGGCCCTGCCCCTCGAGTGCCTCCCCAGCGGAAGAGCCTGGCAGTTCCCGGGCTCTGGCCTCCTTGCCTCCGTAGTTGGGCTAAGGGAGAATGGGCTTCCGGTCCTGGAAAGGACGGGCACAGCACCTGCGCCCCTGCGCGGTCAGGGGCCCTGGCGGAGGGACGTCCAGGGCTCTGCATCTTTGTCCCCAGTCCTTGCTCTCACGTTTTACGTTTTGTGGACACACCAGCCTGCCTCGGACGCAGGCAGCCCCCACCCTTAAGGTCTGAGAGGGGAAGTGGAGGAACCCCCGTGCCAGGGAGCGGTCCTGACGCCGTGCGCGGCTCGCCCGCTGCTCACGACAGCACCGGGGCGGCTCTGTGCAGGACAGAGCCCCGCGCGCTCCCGACAAAGGGGCGCCTGGGGCTGTGTGGTCAGGCTCGGGACCCCCCCACCTCCGCTCTGAAGTTCAGGGGCTGGTTTTCTTCAAAGGTCCCTGCGTGCTCGGGGCTTCCTGAGGGGGCCCGCCCAGGCAGCGGGAGCCGAGGTCCGTGTGCGGTCCCCCCAAATTCCCGGGCGTCCTGGGAAACCCATCTGTGcctgtttttgcttttaaagaaacCCAGGAGTGGTTGGAGGAGACAGACTCGGAGGACGACAGCGACAACATGGAGGGCGCAGGAGGCGAGGAGGACAGCGAGGAGGACAGCACCGGAGAGGAGAGCGGGGAGGACACAGGTGACCGAGCACGCGAGGAGGGGCTGGTGCCGGCCCCCTCTGCGGGAAGCCGCTGGGGAGCCGCCTGGGGGAGCCTGGCAGGCCCGGCTGGGGGCTGGAGCGACCACAGGGCTCAGGGAGGGCTGCCCGGGGCCGCGCGGCCTGCTCCCCCTCCAAGCACGCACGCGTGCCCGTCCCAAGGTCCAGCCTGTATCGGTCATGGACAGCTTTAAAACTTGGttaaatttgagttaatttttgactGCCTCCTAGGCCAGCTCGAACCTTAGGAGACACTTGTGGCTGGAGTGCGCTGGCGGCGTGCTCCCTGCAGGGGTGTGGGCGCGGAGCCCTCAGGAAGCGAGGCCGGCCCTGGCTGGCGCTGGGGACACGGCCTCCCTCCCAGCTCTGCAGGGGAAGCGCGAGTGCtggaggccccccccccccggggcctGACTTCTTTGCTCTTCCTCCCCGTGTTAAGAGGGGCAGCCCCCCCCCAGAGGAGCCCGAGGAGACGTCCACCAGCCACCTTCCCGGGCACAGCCGCGCTGGTGACGCTCGCCCGGGAGCGCGGGGCCCGGCACCGAGGAGGAGACGCTGCTGAGAGCGGCCCGCGCCATGGCAAGGGCGGTTTCTGACAGTTCAGTCTCAGATGCTATGCTgagacaaaaataattaaaagagaaaGTACACTTGAATTCCCTCAGCATCACTGGGTGTTATTTAAAGTAAATTGGACTTGTAACGAGGTAGCTGCAAAGATCTTTGTGTGTGCAGCCCGAAGCACCCAGCAGCTCCCGGGCTCGGCGCCCCTGCCCCTCCGGGGGCTCCCCCAAGGCTGGGGCAGGGCAGCGTCGTCCCTGCCAGGGCCTCTGCTGAGGTCAGCAGGGGCCGAGACCGCGTGTTTAGTTCTGCAGGAAGGATCCTCCTGTTCGAGAAAATGAGGGCGCTGTGCCCTGTGCGGCGTCCTGCCTTGGACAGAACGAGGTCTCACAGGCAGGTGTCGCAATGACCACCCATCCTCAGGGGGCGTCCCCGGGGCGTCGAGGCTGGCAGAAGCCGGCCGCTCTACTTCCCGTCACCTCTAGCGTCGCGCTCCCGGGGAGCCCGTCGGCCGCCCTCGGGCGGAGGCCGTGGGTCGTCTACACCTCTCCCCGCTGGGCCTGGGATTGCTGCGTGGAGACTGGCAGGGCAGGCGCCCCTCCGACCTCACGCAGCGGGGGCCTGCTGTGGTTGGTGGACATCTCGTCTGCTCACTGCAACCGGCTGGTGCCTGCCTGAGACGGGTGACGGGGTCGGTTCTTTGTGCATCATTGGGGTCCCACTTGGACCACTTTCTTCCTTTCGTCTTAGCAGCCAGTGAGAACGAGGGGATTTCTAGGAATTcctagatagaaccccaggtctTCCACGCGTTCCCTTGGCGTTCAAGAAATAGGAAAGTGTCCccgggagaaaggagagagacgCCTGACAGCCAGGGGGGCGTGGCCTGGGGGCGCTCCGGCCAGCGGCCAGGTGGCCCCGGAAGCAGCCCTTCCCTCCCCAGAGCACCAGCTCAGTCGGGAAAGGCGGCGTTGCTCGCAGCCAAAGCGCTTGCCCAAGCCCGCGGCTCATGGTCCTCAGCGCGGCTCTCGGTCGTCTGGGAAGCGTCCCGTCCTGCTCCCAGGCAGCGGGAAGCCCCAGCTCCTCTGGCGGAGACGCCACGCTTGAGCCTCACAGGGGGCCGCCCCCTGAGGGTCCCACCCACTGCCCCTCGCTCACTTGGGGGCAGTTTTTAACTGAGCTGGGGAGAGTCGGGCTCGTGACCGCTCGTTGGCAATGGGGACCCTTCGGCGGCTGGGGAATCATACCCCTTGGGACACGTGCCCACATCTGCCCACGTGGTGGTCCCCTAAGCGCGGTGCTGGGTCCTTCCCAGAGCCTGGTGGGAGGCAGGGAAGAGGCCCGGTAGCCCCAACAGGGACGTACACGGACGCATGGTCAGTGCTCGGGGACAGGCGCTCCAGCTCTGGCACCTCGCCTGAAGGGCCGGGGCGGTCTTTCTGGAGAGGTCCAGCCTCAGTGCAGCTGGCGAGGCAGTCGGCACATGCCACCCGGCACCGGGGATGCCCAGGCCTCCAGGCAGCCCCAGCCGAGACCCTCCCCTGCTGCCTGGCCTGCTGAAGGTCTCCAGGCTGTGCGGCAGGTGCCTTCTCAGGCCGACGCTCCAGGAGGAAGTGCTCGAGGGCGCGTGGGCTCCAACGTGCTTGCTCGTCTCCAGAAACTGGTTCTTTCAGAGGAGCCCGTGAGCAGGTGAGCTTTGAAGGATTAAGGTATTTTTGAATAAACTAAGTTGGAAACTTGAGAAGAAGGAACTTCCTGTACAAACAAGTCTGTTTTGCTCCCACTTCCTCGGTTCTTGCCGAAGGTGCTGTTTGAGCAAAAACCAGAACCGAGGATTAAATATATGAGCTGCTTTCGCCGTCCGGTTGCCATGATAGAAACGCCACCAATGTGGAGGGTGGAGCGATGAGATCACGTGGGACCCCCAGGCCCAGGAGCCGCTGAACTGCAGGTCCTGGGTGCCCGCCGTCACCACGGCAACGAGTGACCAATAAGTAGCCTCCGTCCCGGGCCTCGCTGAAGCTGGAACACTGGAGGCTGGCTTCGGCGTCGGGGAGGGGGGTCCTGGCCCGGGCCGCCGCACTCTGGCCTGGCTCCTGGTCCCATCGACGTGCAGGTGAGGAGGTCCGCGCACTGGCCTGGCCAGGCCTGCGGCGCCCAGGTGGGCGCTGTGAGGCTGTGCGGTGGCCGCTCCTGACGCCAGGCTCCCTCTGCCTCTGGGAAAGGCTGAGCTGCAGGTCGCAGGCTGCTGGGGTCTTGTCCAAAGGCTTGGGGTTCTCGGGGTTGGGGACTCAGCAGAGAGCGAGGGCACTGCTCTTCAGCGAGGAGGTCTGTTCAGTCGTTTCCCCTTTGTAGTGCAGTGGTGGTGGCTGCTGCAATTCAGTTTCAGATTTTTTACTGAGTTGGTACGACCAGAAGTCAGTGGCTAAATGACAACTAAAAACAGATTGAGAGCCCAAACGTTGGAAGAAGGGGCCTGAGGGTTCCTGTCGTGAAAGATAACTGCCAACGTGTTCCCGGTTGGGGTGAGCGTGTGCCCCAAGGAGCCCTCCCAAATCGGACAAGGCGCCAGCCAGCCCGAGGCAGAGAGCACGCCTAGGAAACGCCGCTCCAGCGTGTCGTGGCGAGGAAGGGGCACCGCACTGCCGAGGCTCCTGTCGGAGAGCAGCGTGCCCAGCACGGGCAAGAGCGGCCAAGCCTTCAGCTCGCGGGCATCTCGGCTCCGGGCACCGCGGGGGAGCTTGTGGGCAGTGCCGCTGCCTGGGTGTTTTACATCAGGAAGCAAAGCTGTGCGTGTTGCCAGGGCTGCGGGAGAGCAGGGCGCCTTCTCCACCCAGCCGGGCTGAGTACTTAAAATAATCGCTGCTTGTAGAGTGAGTTATTAGTCACCGCTCACAGTCACCATTTCCAGCTCACAAATATCTCGGTAGCGCTGCCCCCTCCCCAAGAGACACCGGCCGGAAGTTGGCGAGGCGGGTACCACGGGCGCTGGGACAGGCGGCTCGGGCTCCTGGGTTCAGCGACTGCCCCCGACCCTCCCACTGGATGTGCTGCACTGGGTGCTGGTGGACCCACTGGGTCGGGGCCAGTGCCCGCTCTGAACCCGCACCAGGGCCAGCCCTGGGGGCATGGGGGAGTGGGCTTCCCGCGGCTGCCCTCCAGCACCCCGAGGCAGGGACGGGGTTCTTCTCCCCAAGGAGGGGGCACGTGGAAAGCCACAGCTGTCCCGGGCCTTCTCGGGAGCGTGGGCCAAAGAAAAGCCTGGACTGGAAGAGGAAGGCCAAGTGCGCATGGGACGCGTCAGCCGTGACGCAGAGAGTCGAAGCCGCGGCTCAGAGGCCCGGATGTAAACCCATCCTCCTACGTCTTGGCAGCTGCGCGTGGTCGAGGCTGTGCGGCACACAGTGCTGGGGGAGTGCGCAGCCCCCAGGTCCCCTCGTAGGGTTTCAGGGAAGCGCCCGGGCCTGGGAGGGGGCCCCACCACCCCGCGGTGAGGGCGAAGACACCGGCTCGGGAGAGGCTGGGAGCACGGCCCCTCGGTGCTTGGACACCGCGGCCCTCCTGGCGCTCCAAGGAGGCGCTGCTGGCCAGCATGCGCTCAGGGCCGCCAGAGAAATTGCCTTTACCCCTCATAATTTCGGCAGTAGGAGgaccttgaatttttaaaaaaatgatctatAATGAAATGATACAAGTTATTCAAAGTTTCCAAAGAAACTTTTATTACTAAAAAGAGCAAAATTTTCCTTGGCTTGCAACAGTGTCCCTTATGTTCTCATAGTGAAGTATGACTTAAACAGctatattcattaaaaaattatttccattttgtaaGTAACCCAGTTTTTTTCCagctaaaacaacaaaaaagctaaGGTAATGCTTTAGCCACTTCATCattaagaaaaatcagaaaacattCAACATTCTTTTTTCACTAATGCAAAGTAATCGCACTGCTAGCAAACAGTTGACATGCACTAgcaaaaaaaatttgtaaaaagaaGATTCAGATTAAGACCATGTTTTGTGAGAACTCACAAGAGGCATCCGCGTTAGCGAGTGGTTTCCTGTCTCGATGGGGACGGCGGGCCACATCCCCACCCAGGCGGCGAGTGTGCCGTGCCTGTACACAGTGGGGCCGCGTTGGGTGCTTCCTTGGAAATGGGCAGATGGTCCAACTGAGCAGAGGCCAGCTGAAGAGTCGGGCTCCGCTCGGCCCACGGCAGGCACCAGGGGGTCAGGAGCAGGGCCGCCTGGGTGCGCAAGGGTGGGCGCTCCCCCGGGGAGCCACGGCGGCGGCTGAGGTCCTGGAGCGAGCGCTGGTGAGCCAGGAGGCGCCGCCCAGGGCTGCAGGCGCTCCCAGCCCCTGACTGACGGGGACGGCCTGGAGGGACCCCGAGGCGCAGGTCGGCACAGGCTGGGCTGGCTCGCGGGGCCCCTCCGATCCCCGGCAGGCGGGCAAACGCGCCCTCCTGGCTCCTGCTGCGCCTCCCTCAGGCTCGGGGGGCGGGAGGTCACAGGCTGCAAAGGGTCAGCTGGGAACTTCCTGGAGGGAATCTCGGGCTGAGTGCGCATCCTGCTGTGGGGCATGGCCTCCGACGCGCTGATGCCGCCGTGCAGCCGGCGGGCTGCGTGGCCCCCTGGGAGCGGCCCGGCCCTTGTGGTAGGAGGGCCACGGGCCGGGGCTGGGCGCTGTGGCTGCCCCACCCACAGGAAAAGCGCTTCGAGGCCCCGGAAGCCCTCTGCACCCCGCCCTGGCTGCTGCCCACTGCCCCCCGGCGTGCGGCGTGACTGGCCCGGCGACCCCGTATGCGGGGAAGGCAGTGACGTTTTGACTGGAACACACCGTTTTGATCTTAGACGGCCCGCGGGAAGGTTGGCTGTGTAGAGGTCACAGGTCAGAGCAGCCTTGCCCCGGCCACCTCGCCCTCCTCTGCCGTCCCCGGACACCCGTGGGCCGCAGCCATGGCACTGCCCGGACGCCTGAGCGAGTCCAGGCCTACGCGGTGGTGCTCAGCCGTGGGCCGCCCACCTCGGGCTCAGGAGCAAGCCGAACGGAGCGCGCCTGCCCACAtggaccccagccctgccctctgggGGCTTGTGCAGAAACTCTGAATGCTGTGTTTGTCCCAGCATGGGGCGAAAGTTTTGGAGAACGTTTAACTGTCCTCCAAAGAATCGCCCCGGTGGCCCTTGGGGATCTCACCCATCCATGAAGCCTCCAGGTTCTTGTCCAACCTGGGGAGTCGTGGCAGCACTGACCTCCCTCAAGCTACCACGAGACCCTCCCTCCAGAGCTCACTTCAGGTGCCAGGTGCTCCTCAAACCTGCCCAGTTACTTGGAGGGGGACAGGCTGGTTCTCCAAATGTTTGGGGATTTACGTTACGTTTTCGTACCTTTAAGACATGCCATCTACTTCTTATTGTGCGTTTTCCAGGCATATGGACATTGGAAGAATACAGCATCGTcgttgtttgttctgtttttttaagcAAAGGCACCTGCGCTTCGGCTTCTTTTAAGGCTGAGTTAGCAACACCTGTTGGCACTTGGGGGTCAGAGCATCCTCTTCAGTCGCCGACAGCACAACCTCGCAGGCGGCCGGCCAGGGGAGACGCAGCACCGCTGAGGCGCCCGAGCCCCCCGCAGTTTGAGTTCCAACCTCTTACTGTATTTGAAATCTCACTCCT is a genomic window of Dasypus novemcinctus isolate mDasNov1 chromosome 18, mDasNov1.1.hap2, whole genome shotgun sequence containing:
- the KLHDC4 gene encoding kelch domain-containing protein 4 isoform X2, translated to MYNELYSYNIRKDAWTKVEIPNPPPRRCAHQAVVVPQGGGQLWVFGGEFASPDGEQFYHYKDLWVLHLATRTWEQVRSTGGPSSRSGHRMVAWKRQLIVFGGFHESTRDYVYYNDVHAFSLDTLTWMKLSPAGTGPSPRSGCQVSVTPQGSIIVYGGYSKQRVRKDVDRGTVHTDMFQLRCEDGHAGRWAWARINPSGVKPTPRTGFSVAVTPGQQVLLFGGVCDEEDDESLEGEFFNDLHFYDATRNRWFAGQLKGPRSEKRRRRRGKDEPPGAGPQECEDPGAAQPLEVVTEVVAEDGTVVTIRQALPAPGPTGGPQSHGEGGSEEAGAPVPEPSPRSSALLAVKHGLLYLYGGMFEAGKRQFTLSDFYCLDLHKMEAWKALVEMDPKTQEWLEETDSEDDSDNMEGAGGEEDSEEDSTGEESGEDTEGQPPPRGARGDVHQPPSRAQPRW